The Cinclus cinclus chromosome Z, bCinCin1.1, whole genome shotgun sequence genome contains the following window.
caagaaaatccatttccatcATGTATTTGTTAATCTTGGCTCTGAGTCAAGGCAGAAGAGACTGagacaaaccactaattaagtggtgcaaaacTCCCACCACTGTTACATAAACTTAAAGTACTTTTTGCTTCTTCAGTTCAATGTAGTTTGTTCACTTACACCAGAGGACAGAAGTACTAAAAGGAAGTAATCATGACATCACCGCTGGGAGAACAAACTTGAAACACTTATTTGTGGGGGTGTtttggaggtgttttttttttttgtgtgtggacAAGAGAAGTAAGGGTTAGAGAGACTAATTCATTTTCTGAATAACAGCAAAATGAAACTGTGGTGCAATTGGTAACCTGTCCTAGCAATAGTGGTCTACTTCTCTGCCTAGTCATCTAAGACAAGGTACAGTTTGTCTGTCTGGATAGTCAAGCATCTCGACAGTGTGGATTTTCCTTTTGCCCACAGACCTGCAGAGCATTTTCTACATCTTCCTGTTTTGAGCTTCATGAAGGAGATGTAAACTGAGAAGTGAATTGTCTGTTTCTAAAGGAACTCTATGTGAAGAGTAGCATATCTCTTTGACATTAAGCCAGCTGTGAAGTGCTTTTAATCATAGGCTGATAGGAAGATGATGTAATTTTTGAGTAAATTTTGGTATTTGGATTTCTAAATGGAGAATTAGTCCCGTTCCAATCGAGCTTTTTATTAAAAGTTAATTGGAGCCATTCTGAAAGATGTTGTGTTTGGTGCAGAAGGGACTGTAATCTTCTGTTTATCCACAAAATGTTCAGTCTTAAAACATTTCACCACCATCTACTTATTTCTGTGATGTGTTGTGATGTTGCTCTGGCAGTATTCCTTTCAATTGTACatttaatgaaaggaaaatagttTCCATGTCAGCTCAGATCTAGGCTCCTTTGAAGGGGCTAGTATTGAGGACGTGGGTTCTACCCTCTTGCCCTGCCACAGTGAAGGCCTAATGTGAAGACTAGGCTTTTTAGGTCTGTGTTTCTAAAACCTCAGTGATATTCAGAAATGGACAAGGTTCACCAGCTCACTTTGTGTAGGCTGGTGAACAATGTATAGGTAATGTTGATAATTACCAATTTAAAACTGGTTTGACCAAGTAATCTGAGGTTTGTTAGTTTTGATGTGaaaattgctttgttttcatcactctaaaagcttttctttcctccccacTGGTTCCATCTACTGTGTCTGAGGATGTATGTGGAATTCCAGATGTCTTCTGAGTGGATTCTCATGAGTTCATAGTAGCCAGAAATTGCCAGCTGTCAATTCAATATTCCTTGAATCAGTGGGTAGCGCTCCATAAAtagaaaaggcaaacaaaatgAGAGTTTATTACtggaacataaaaaaaaaattgtttaaaaagttCAGTATACAGCAgttgtatatttttttatatcacTGTTTAAAACTTAAGTTTCAGTTATAAccttcttaatttaaaaaacgTATAAACCCTTAGTTTACAGCTGTTTAATTTGCTTAACAAAGAATGTTTAGTTCATTGCATTTTTCCTCCACACAACATGTAAAAAAGGCAGTTTCCTCCCTTGGGCTGGTTAGAGTTCTTATTGCAATTTTGTTTGAATGTGACAAATGGTATTTGATGCATTCATGGAGGTGGTGTCCATCAGTAGGCACTGGTCATGATGAAGCCTTTGAGGAAGGAAGCTTCTTAACTCATTCGTTTCTTTGACAAGACTTCCTAGTTCTTATTTTGCTATACTTGTCTTCCCTTGAGTTTTGGCACTGGTTTTCTGTTCCCCACATGTCACCCAGCTCAAGTATGAGAATACAGTTCCCTCCTGCCACCACAAAATGCAATGGCGTTTCCTTCATTTGGGAAAATGGCAGGAGTGTGAAGGATGTATGTTTACCCTCAGGGAAACTGCAGTCCTGCTCAGCATGTTTTCTCCGATTTCTGCTGATGGCAGGATGACTGGGGGAAAGACCCCGTGGTCAGGTCTGGTATCAGGAGCTGTTCTGGCTTCTTACAAAACCTGTAGTGTTCTGGGTGTTAGTGTTCAAACCTTCCTTTTACAGGTTCAGCATTGGTTCAGTTTGGTGCCTAGGTATTGTGTATGTGACCTGAGAAAATGAAACATAACTCATTAGTCCTTTTATGGAGGCACTGATTTTTATACTTTATAAAATATGAAGTTAATCTTCTGTGTTGAAAACAGAAGACAAGCCAAATCTGATAGATTGGCTTTGAAAGATACTCTATTCATTTACGAATGATGTTTTTACTCATTTTTAACCTGTTTCTTCAGAAATGTGTAGAAGCTGTAAAAGAACAGAAAGCTGAGTCACTAAAAGCATCCAgaggaatttaattttattttcatcaacTAATCTACTCACTCATATCTATCTGTGTAAACtaattacttttttaattaGGTAGCCTTTTTGATTGCTTATGGAGAGCTGTGGTGGAATTTACTGCTAATTATGCAGGGGCAGAAGGAGGCCTCTGGATTGTTaggaaagatgagaaaattttatttccttttgttgaAATTGAGAGCAAGCAGTAATTGATACATAAATAATGTGCATATTTTTCCAATTCCAACCTATTCAGCCCCTGTTAACCTTATTAATTGAGGCTCTTTCTGTGGGTTACTGAGTTTTCTTCCATCTAATGTAACATCTACAGTAACTTTAGAacagtaagaaaacaaaactattgtagaagtttttcttctttctgctaaAGGTAATGTTAATGTTGTGTGGTTCTAGAGAGGTGATGTTTGCCCTGAAATGCTGGCTACTGAGATATGCTAGCAAGCAGTTCAAGAGTTGCTTTTTTCACTGTGGTTGAATTTGTATTCAGAAAACTGGGTAAGGTGGCAAATGCACATCCCTTTTGTCATCACTTTTGAAGTCTTAACCCCATAATTTGTATTTATCGTGAGCCCTCTTGTTACATATGGTAACACAGTATAACCAAGACTGCACATGGAAGAAGTGGTTCTCCACTGTATTTTCTGTTCAGTGTCCTTAGAAGTGGGTTCCCTGAGAGATCAGATGGGAGAAGGATTGTTAAGATGGTTAGGCCATAGacaacacattttcttttccctttccccagcctGCAGTCGTGCTCTGAATCTGTATGAACACGAGCCTTTGAACTAAATTTGCTACTTCCCTTGCAGTTCTTTTCAGCAGGCCCCACAGCTCACTTCTCGACTTGCAAGTTCCATCCCTCTGATTTCAGTTACACTTCAAACTTTTGGCTTCCTATCTTTGCCCTGAATCAGCTCGTTTGTGCACAAATtaacacataaaataaaatgacaaGTGGGAACCTAAAGTATTTTTGACATTGTATGTGTTTGAGTGTTCAGAAATGTGAATAGGAAgtgaaaaattaggaaaatttaggaaaaaatagttAATCTGCTCCTTTTATTAAGGAAGACAATTGTCACCTTCTTTTAGTCCCGTCTGTTGTAATCTGCAGTGCAGCATCTGAAAAGTCAGGTCTGAATTGTCTGAATTGTCTCCTTTGAGGGGACTCTGCAGATCTCCTCTGTGCTGTATTCTAAGTTGTTAATTTCAGCTGTGTCACAAACTTATTGTGTGTTTGATGGATAGGTGTTGTTGAGAAAGGATGAATGCTCATCCCCTTTTGATGCTTTTCCCTAATATGTAAGTATGAGGCAGGATCAGCAGTCCCTGTGTCATGAATAGCTGAGCTGCCTGGTCAAGGGAAGACCTCTAGGAAGGCAGCTTCAACAGCCTCCATAGGCAGTCTGTTCCAGAGCTTCATTTATCTTAGTTGTTTTCTGAGGAAGAAACCTgtccaatatttttttcccctcattgtAACTCAAGCTCATTGAATCTTATTGTCTGCCAAGAAAAtggtattattttcttctgtaattctGTATATGCTTGAAGACTATAGCCATTACTACCCTCAGTATTTTCCAGGCTAAAATGTCTTTTGCACAGACCAGTTTTCAGTCCTTTTAGTAGTTTTCACTGTTTTCCTCTGAATCCTTATTTGTTACAATCCTCTATCCCTTTTAGTTGCAGCTTCTAGCTACAGTAATGTTTCTACACGAAACCTTTCTAATAAGAAGGGCAGTGTAAGGGTTGTTGCCCATGTCTTACGAGCTAAGCTAGAATTCTTCTATATCTCTCAGAAATTGTatcctgtgtttatttttactaCATTGGTACAGTAGAAAATTGCTGCTGCCATGTGTaagtttcttttcttatttaaatatgTCCTTactaaaataagtattttacattttctccaGTTTGTCAGAAACCTTTTGATTTCTGATATTGGTCCTTGAAGATACTAAACCTTGTATCACCCACATAGTAAATGCACACACTTCCTATTCTACTTCTTTCTTCATACAGGTCTGTTGAAGAGAACTGTACCTTTTGGGTTAATCAGACCATCCAATTTTAGTAGTAAATTCTTGGTGACTGCTGTCTTAAGAAGCTTTGCAGTCACCTGTCTTACTAACGTGGCAATTCTGAGGCCCTGAGTCTAGTAGGAGTAAGTATGGCTCGGTTATTGAGCAAGGACTTGAAGTCCCTCCCACATACCCCAGGTGTTATAATGCAGATTGACTGCAGCTCCATTGAAAGGTTCCACCAGAGATCAGTTAGGTAGATTGCCAAAACAGGATGTTGTTATGGGGAAACAGAACATCTCTGGTATGGTTTAGGCTTTTGTGGATTAAACCCAAAATACTTGTGTACAGTTAGCTCTTTCCTTCTCCTAAAAGATGTTGGCAGTCTGAAAACGTGCTGCTGAACCTTCAGAAGTTAGTTCCAGAGGCATCTGGAGACAAAGTATTTTCAGGTGTGAACATACCTTGATTTTCATCTGGGAGGATGGCTACTTCCTGTACTGTAGAATATGCTCATTTTTATAGAACTTAGTTGTAGGGCAGAGTATCGTCTTGATTCATGCAGTAGTAGGGAGCTAGGAAATGGCTTGGACAGAGATGTTTTAGGCAAACTTCAGAAACCACTCACTCTGGAAATTAATGCACCAAGAAACTTTTCCTGGAGCTTATGTGGTAGTTAAAGGCCATGTGACTTTCATTCTAAATGCCAGCTACAGCCGTGTGACAGTCCTGCTTGCTTTCAGTCACTATAGGTCACACCTGTTTAGCTTTCACATGCATGAGGTACTCAGCTACTGCACATCATTTTTCTATGGGCTTGTTTCCACAAGTATGTATTCTTTCTTCTGAAGAAGagcaatttttgttttaaacccTGCTTTTTACCCAGCAGACTTGGCAACTCCCTACACTTCCTTTTCAGCTCAGCATTTATTCACCACACTCCACTCAATGGCTGCACGCAGACTCATGCTGACTCACACAATCCACTTTGTGCACTCCGGACACCTTATCCAGTGAGGGTCCATAGAAGAAACTAGGTGAAATGAGTATTCAAAGACAGGTGGTTTCCTCAACAGCAGTTCATATGTGCTGTGACCCAGGCAGTGTCCTCTTGGTGGTTCCATGTCTAGAACCCAATGCTGGGGTAAGATACACATGTTCTCTTACAGAACTGTACTGTCAAAACAGGTTTCACCTCTGAGCCCTCTAGAGTACTGGTCTAGGGTCACTTCAGAAGTAGATCATTCTGACTCATTCAATCAGCAGTCTTTTGGTGTTCATCTGTAAGAGGAGGGCTTAAGGGTGATGGAGAAGGTGACATTACTGTAAATGTGCTTAAGGAACATAAGTAAATACTGAAACGGCAGTTTACTCAAACTCGGGCAAATTAACAAAGAATTTTATTGAGTATTCAATTTAGCACCACACAAAAGGTACACTGTGCTTTGTGTTGCCTTTAAGAAACATGCCAGAACACTTTCAAACTAGAAAAAACTAATGTAAAAAGCTTTCCTGTTTATCAACAGAACTTACTACTTGCTTTAGAGAAgctactctgaaaaaaaaacacagcttttgaaCATTATGTTTTAATGGTCTTCCAGGCAGACTAAGTGTTGTTCCCTTACCCATTAGCTCCCACTAGCTCTCTTTCATGTCCTGGGGTttgaattttcttaaaaaaaaaaaaaaatcacttaggCCAAGGTGCTTTCAAGAAAAGCATTCAGTCCAGAACTCTTAGTAGCAGGTGCAACTCACAATATACTTGTCACCTGCTAAATTCTGTTTGCTGAAAAGTAGAAGAATTTTGATGCACAGAAGTTATATGAATTGGGCTCTATGACTCAGTGCCATGCACACTGACAAAGATCTGGAATCAGCTTCTGTCTTGGACACAAAGATAAATAAGGAGTACATACTTGATAAAACTACAAAAACAAATTGCACCATAGAAAAAAGATAAGTGACTAGAAAGGGTTATTTGGTCTAACTTCTCTTTCGGTACAGATTTTTATGCTGTAATGgcttgaaattatttcaaatataagGTGCCTCTAAAGCCCATGTCAGGGGGTCAGAACAAGATGGaacctttccaacccaaaccattctataatgCTATTTCattctaaaatatttactgGTCCCTCACATAGCCAAATTTTGTTTCTTACTCTGAACTGTTCAGATTTAAGTTCTCTGTATTAACTATTACACTTACTTTAAATgggctttatttttctcttttttaattgaGGTGAactagaaatatatatatttttaacctGAATATGGAATATACAAATGTTTCAGAACATTCTTTATTTGATGCACCTTGCAGTTAGAGAAAGCTCAGTTTGCATAAAGGGAACTTTAGCAAGTCAACAATAGTAGTAGAGCAGTAGTCAGATGAAACTGTGGAATGAACCCCGCGCTAATGCATATAAAGGGAGAATTGGAAAACAGTTAGGCTTCCAGCTTCACTGACTCCAGTATGGAACGTGCTTCTTTATACTCTTCAGCTTCTTCcaattctttttcattttcctgtaatCAAAACCAACATTTTTGAGTACTCTGAAAATAACTGTTGTgggattaaattaaaaaaaggtaaaaaaccTGCTAACAAATAAGGGGAAGGCTGAGGtattcaatatttttatcttaCTGGCAGCTTCTTCCTACACCTCTCAAGTGGATGGCCTACAAAATAGGGGCTGGGAGAGAAAGTCCCTCTCAGTCTAAGTAAAGATCAGATTCATGACAACCTGAGCAATCTGAACATACCTAAGTCTATGGCACCTGACAAGATGCTTCCCAGAGTCCTGAGGGAATTGACTGATGCAGTTGCCATGCTCTTCTCTATGACATTTGGAAAGTCATGCAGTCAGGTGAAGTCCTTAAAGACTGCTGAGAGGGAATTGCCATTGTGGACTATATGGTTCCTCACAACATCCTTGTCTAAATTGGAGATGTGTATTTGATGAGTGAACTAGACAAGGAATTGGCTGGATGGTCGCAGCCAGAGAACTGGTCAGTGACTCAATGTCTGGATGGAGATCAGTGACCAGTGGTGTCCTCTGGGGGTCTTTACAGTGACCagtgttatttaatatcttcattaatgacacaGAAAATGTGCTGGTAACACCAAGCTGAGTAGCTCAGCTGATGCACCTGAGAGATGGGATGctatccagagggacctggacaagctttAGAAGTGGGTCCATGGAAAACTGGTGTGTTTTAACAAGGCCatgtgcaaggtgctgcaccttggtgccaacacaggctggggatggacaGATCAGAGCAaccctgcccagaaggacttgggggtgctggtgggtgagaggctggacatgacccagccatgggcactcccagcccagagagccaaaggtgtgctgggctgcatccagagcagtgtgggcagcagggcagggaggggattctgcccctctgctctgctctgctgagaccccacctgcagtgctgcacccagctctggggtcccagcacagcaaggacatggacctgctggagggagtccagaggagggcaccAAGATGATCCAAGAATTGGAGCACCTCCCTTTCTGGACAGGCTGAGAGTTgagtttgttcagcctggagaagagagggcttTGGGCAACCCTCATagcagcctttcagtacttCATGAgggcctacaagaaagatggggacagaTGTGTTAGTAAGGCCTGTTGTGACAGGATAAGTGGTGgtgatggttttaaactaaaagagaatAGATTCAGACTAGATAAAAGAAGATTTttacagtgagggtggtgaagaACTGGGacatgttgcccagagaggtggtaggTGCCATATCCATGTAAATACTCAatgtcaggctggatggggctctaaGCAACCTGATGTAGTTGGAAGATGTTCCTGGTCATTGCAACGGAGTTGGAACAGATGATCTTTGAAGGTtcattccaacccaaattattctatgaAATGAGGAATATACCATTTTTGAAAACACACATTCTATGTTACTCAATGCACAGGTAAATTCTTTTGTCCAGCTTAAGGTCCCAGGAAATGGCTGTCATGTGCAAGTGGATCTGACCTATGCATACCTTTATTTGatggtttttaatatttaaaaccaAGAACAAACTTCTGACCAAGAATACTCTTAGAAAAATGCTTAAATAGACCAACAATTGTAAAACATACTAGGATACagtacatttttaataaatgcattGAAGGCGAGCTAAGTACAGAAAGCAACACATGAAGACTTCCAAGTTCTTAACAACAGTAACTGCCCCCATTCCTTGTTTTAAGTTTGCATACTGTGAATCAATAGTACCATTTCTGTATGCCACTGACATTTAGACTGACTAACTGTTCAGTAACTAGTTGAATGACAAAAGACCCTAAATCCTGCCATGTACTGAGCATTTATTTTGGCAAACAGTAGAGACAGACTACCTAAGATTAGGATACCTTgacttttttccattaaaaaagtatttgtatTTTAGTTATCACTGTATCTGGGACATAATTTAGGGTGTATATTTTTAGCCTCACAATACCATTTATTGTGCCCCAACATGTGTAGCTGAATTCTTGATTGGAAGGtggcttttaaaataagtattatCATCTCCAAATGTAGTATAGGTTCAGTACAGTAGTACAACATACTCTTTATAACTGAATgtatttttatcttaaaaacAGAGCAGTACTGCTCACTTCACTAATAAAACATTAAGCAATACACAGCAAGGACTCCTCTGACTTGTCTATCGTATAGTAAGAGTAgtaaccaaaatattttgataatttcAGTTCCCTACAAGCATATTATATACATTTATACTGTCTATAAAACCTGAAGTAGGTGAACTAATTTTTCTGATGATGGAACTAGTACAGGAGTTCTGAGTCCATTTTCACAGTCTGGGATAAGTGTATGTTCAGTGTATATTAAGATAGCTTCTAACACACACAGTGTCCACAGACTGAAGACCAAATCTGCAAAGATAGTTATCTGAAGGAAAATACTGGTGTCTTATAGGATGCTGGTCTTGGGATCTACAGAAGCTAATACTTTAATCCAGTTTTTACTTGCTGCAGTTGTTTATCCAAGTGCACCTAGGAACTGCAGCACTTCTTGATCAGTTGGGGTGTGATGCAATACTCACTAGTAGTTGAGTAAGCTCTGCATGTGCAACTTCTAGTCTGCGCTGGCAGTCCGGAATCATCATTCGTGATTCTTGTAGGATCTCAATCTGTGAAAATCAGAAGCCAATGAGATTAGAATATATTCCAGATAGAAAACATTATCTTTTAGGGTAAGCAATCTAGTAATTATCTAAGATCTTCAGAACAGTTGCATCTATTTTCTGAATAGGCTTCTTTTGTTAAAAGACACTCACTTAGCATAATTGCTTAAACTCTATTAATTTATAGGACACTTCCATTTACCCTGTGCTTAACTGAATCTCAAGTATAAAGTGCAAGACAGTATTTAGAATAATCTTCCCCTCAGGCAAAAAGTACAGCTTAGTAAGGTTTTCAGGTTTTCAATTGTTAAAAAgtctatttaaaacaaactttcTCCTGCTGTCATGAAGCAGCTTCATCCAAAAGGGGATCAGCTGGTTATATAAATATCTCCTGCATCTTTTGggtaataaagaaaaagaatgttcAGATAATACCCCATAGAGATAATTACTGCATGAAAAAAGTTATTGAGTTATTGATCACATTGTGTGCAGACTGCAGGAGGCTCTGACTGAAAGACAAaggtaaagaaaaatgaaaagcaaagacCAGCAGGCTCATATTTTTGATGCTTATCATGCATAAAAAGTTATTACATATCCTTGTGCTTCATTTTAGGAGAAAGATTATTCTCACCATGCACTTTGCACAAAATTACTAAACTGGCACCCCACTGAATCTGGAAATCCTGCCACCTCCTAAAGAAAACCACATCAATGTTAAGGAAGGGAACATTTATTTCGTGGAGCATTTCTGGATCTGAACATCAAACattgagaagaaaatatatgcaGAGTTGTTCAGTAATATTAAATCTatttagaaatgaaaatctGTTAGCTGTTTAGATATCAAACATCTCTGTTCAGGATAACCTGCAACAGAGAGCCTCCCctttaaatggctttttttctttctgtcattcTTATGTTGTATTGTCCTACTAATATTAATACTGCTGTACCAAAAGATCATTGTAGAAGGGATGTTAAACTGAAGCTAAGAATGTGTTTATGTATTCAGGAAGGCTTTATTTAACAAGATATTATCATCAAGCGTTTAAGTATCACTTAGTCCAtttggttttaaaagaaaaaacttcagtttctaattttacattttgattAATCAGTGTAATAGAATGAAGTGTGCCATAAACTGCTTGAGATGATGCCTTTTGCTTTATGCAGTAGAATACCTACAGGAGTGAGAATATCCAAAAATTACTTCCTTTCACCACATACTAAGTATTTGTGTGTTGTAAAGCTGGCAGCTGGCAGATAATACAAAATTAGTAACTTACTTGATATGTGCCACTAGATAAGCGACCTGAGAAGGCCCATGAAAGTCTAGAATCTATAAAATACAGTCCTGCCTGCTCTAAGAAATGAACAAATctacccaaatcattctattcAAAACAATATTTGACTGACTTCCAAAGGGTTACCCAAGCTTTATTTACATATGCCAGGGGTGCAATAATGAATAAAAATCAGAAGGATGATAAATCCTAGAACTATATTCAGTAGGTGCAAACAGCTGGAGACTAGAACAGGAATTTTGTGGAACCATTATGATTTAACTTCTGCATAAACTGCTTTCTTTTCAAGTAATGCTGATAATCCCAGATAAGACAATTTACTTTTACAAATATACACAGTGAAGTCAAAAGTTCAAATAATTATATAAGCTTTATgactggatttttaaaagtgttCTCCAAATTCTATCAAAATTCTCTCCAACTTTCAGACAGAACTGTAAGGGTGACAAGTACGATAGCCACTCAAACTCCAAAGCCAGGCGTTGCAGCCATTTCCATCCCTGTGACATGCACTGCAGCTACTCAAATTCCACTGACCAGACCAGAggaattccagctccagctAAGGACTGTTGTTTAAACCCAGACAGCAACTAGTACCAGGCAGCTGCTCACTTGCTCCTGCCCCCAGCCTAGTGGGGAGAAGataacaggaagaaaaggtaAATTTTGTGGATTGAGATGAGAACAATTTAGTAACTTTAAGAAATACAGTAATAATaatgagggagggagggagggagagataGCAGTTTTTATCagcttcaaaaaaaccccagaaagtGAGTATgttgatttgggtttttatcCCAACTGACCCACATCTAACCAAGAGGTTTAGAGATATGGATATCTACAAATAATTtgaaagcaacaacaacaacaacaaaatcccctAGTAAACCCCAAACAAACTCCATAGGACCCTCCGTGCTCTTAGAAGAATACACTGATATTCTACTGGGTCACAGGGTATAATGGCAGTGCTGTTTCATGAGACAAGAGTGCTGTTCTGAACAGAGGAGATGGGCTAAAAACCATGACAAATGTAAATGAGTCATATATGTACCAATTATATAcacaaaaattaatatatactCT
Protein-coding sequences here:
- the TBCA gene encoding tubulin-specific chaperone A gives rise to the protein MADPRLRQIKIKTGVVRRLAKEKIMYEKEAKQQEEKIEKMKAEACDDYGIKKQIEILQESRMMIPDCQRRLEVAHAELTQLLENEKELEEAEEYKEARSILESVKLEA